In Molothrus aeneus isolate 106 chromosome 4, BPBGC_Maene_1.0, whole genome shotgun sequence, the following are encoded in one genomic region:
- the ADGRA3 gene encoding adhesion G protein-coupled receptor A3, giving the protein MLPPGRRALCRPPRRRRRPARVVPAVLVLLLAVLSGGGAALPPGCKYDGRPKSAGKAAAGGPAEVKVVCSNLELVQVLPPEALPNRTVTLILSNNKITELKNGSFSGLHLLERLDLKNNLISTIDPGAFLGLSSLKRLDLTNNRIGCLNADIFRGLVNLIRLNLSGNLFSTLTQGTFDHLGSLKSLEFQTDYLLCDCNILWMHQWLKERNITVRETKCAYPKSLQSQTVTGVKQELLTCEPPLELPSFYMTPSHRQVVFEGDSLPFQCMASYIDQDMQVLWYQDGKIVETDESQGIFVEKNMIHNCSLIASALTISNIQAGSTGNWGCHVQTRRGNNTRTVDIVVLESSAQYCPPERVVNNKGDFRWPRTLAGITAYLLCTRYSAGSGIYPGNSQDERRAWRRCDRGGYWADEDYSRCQYANDVTRVLYMFNQMPLNLTNAVATARQLLAYTVEAANFSDKMDVIFVAEMIEKFGRFAEKYKELGDVMVDIASNIMLADERVLWMAQREAKACTRIVQCLQKIAMYRLANGAQVYSTYSPNIALEAYVIKAAGFTGMTCTVFQKVATSDRTGLSDYGRRDPDGNLDKQLSFKCNVSNTLSSLALKNTIVEASIQLPASLFTQKQKREIRPADESVYKLQLIAFRNGKLFPATGNSTNLADDGKRRTVVTPVILTKIDGLNVASPHVPINVTLRRIAHGADAVAAQWDFDLLNGQGGWKSDGCRILLSDENITTIQCHSLSNYAVLMDLTGAELYTQPADLLHPVIYATAMVLLMCLLMIIVSYIYHHSVIRISVKSWHMLVNLSFHIFLTCVVFIGGITQTRNASICQAVGIILHYSTLATVLWLGVTSRNIYKQVTKKAKRCQDPDEPPPPPRPMLRFYLIGGGIPIIVCGITAAANIRNYGSRPNAPYCWMAWEPSLGAFYGPASFIIFINCMYFLSIFVQLKRHPERKYELKEPVEEQQRLATNEHGELAHQDSLSVSLVSTSALENEHSFPAQLLGVGLTLVLYVTLWIFGALSISLYYPMDLIFSCFFGVTCLSLSAFLMVHHCVNREDVRHAWITTCCPGRSTYSVQVNVPPSSSSGTNGEAPKCTNSSAESSCTNKSASSLKNSSQGCKLTNLQAAAAQCHPTSLPLNTGPQLDNSLTEHSVDNDIKMHVAPLEVQFRTNGHPSRHHKNRSKGHRASRLAVLREYAYDVPTSVEGSVQNGLPKTRQSNSEGHSRSRRAYLAYRERQYNQSQQESSDACSTLPKSSRNTEKTIATNNKKDILRKPIAAELENQQKSYGLNLAIQNGPLKSSGQDGPLLTADSTGNIRTGLWKHETTV; this is encoded by the exons GATTTTGAGTAACAATAAAATAACAGAGTTGAAGAACGGTTCCTTCTCTGGATTACACCTTCTTGAAAGATT GGATCTTAAGAACAATCTTATTAGCACCATAGATCCTGGAGCTTTTCTGGGACTTTCATCTTTGAAAAGACT AGACTTAACTAATAACCGAATAGGCTGCCTGAATGCAGATATATTTAGAGGACTTGTAAACCTTATTAGATT GAATCTTTCTGGAAATCTGTTTTCTACACTTACACAGGGAACATTTGATCATCTTGGTTCACTAAAGTCTCT AGAATTTCAAACTGATTACCTTCTTTGTGATTGCAACATACTGTGGATGCATCAGTGgttaaaggaaagaaacataACTGTACGTGAGACTAAGTGTGCCTATCCCAAGTCACTTCAGTCACAGACAGTGACTGGTGTTAAGCAGGAGCTTCTCACCTGTG AACCACCGCTTGAATTACCGTCTTTCTATATGACTCCATCTCATCGTCAGGTGGTCTTTGAAGGAGACAGTCTGCCCTTCCAATGTATGGCTTCATATATTGATCAAGACATGCAAGTCTTGTGGTATCAGGATGGGAAGATAGTGGAAACTGATGAGTCCCAGGGtatttttgttgaaaaaaatatGATTCATAACTGCTCATTGATTGCAAG TGCACTTACAATCTCGAACATTCAGGCTGGCTCCACGGGAAACTGGGGTTGTCATGTACAAACCAGACGTGGGAATAACACAAGGACAGTAGACATTGTGGTGTTAGAAAGTTCTGCACAGTACTGCCCTCCAGAGAGGGTTGTGAACAATAAAGGGGATTTCAG GTGGCCCAGAACATTGGCAGGCATCACTGCATACCTGCTGTGTACACGTTACTCTGCTGGCAGTGGGATTTATCCTGGCAACTCCCAAGATGAGAGAAGAGCCTGGCGCAGATGCGACAGGGGAGGGTACTGGGCAGACGAGGACTACTCCAGGTGCCAGTATGCAAATGATGTGACTCGAGTTCTTTATATGTTCAATCAG ATGCCTCTCAACCTCACTAATGCAGTGGCAACAGCAAGACAGCTCTTGGCTTACACAGTTGAAGCAGCAAATTTTTCTGATAAAATGGATGTTATTTTTGTGGCTGAAATGATAGAGAAATTTGGAAGATTTGCTGAAAAATATAAAGAG CTTGGCGACGTCATGGTGGACATAGCAAGTAATATTATGTTGGCTGATGAACGTGTTCTGTGGATGGCACAAAGGGAAGCCAAGGCTTGCACCAGAATTGTACAGTGTCTACAGAAAATTGCTATGTATCGGCTTGCAAATGGAGCTCAAGTTTATTCTACT TATTCTCCAAATATTGCTCTTGAGGCCTATGTAATAAAGGCTGCTGGTTTCACTGGGATGACTTGCACCGTATTTCAGAAAGTGGCTACATCAGACCGTACAGGACTCAGTGATTATGGGAGAAGGGACCCAGATGGAAATCTAGATAAACAACTAAGCTTTAAGTGCAATGTTTCAAATACACTGTCAAGCCTGGCTTTAAAG AACACAATTGTAGAGGCCTCCATCCAGTTGCCAGCTTCCCTTTtcacccaaaaacaaaaaagagaaatcagacCAGCAGATGAATCTGTCTACAAGCTTCAGCTTATTGCATTTCGCAATGGAAAGCTTTTCCCAGCAACAGGAAATTCAACAAATCTAGCTGACGATGGGAAACGTCGTACAGTTGTGACTCCAGTTATTCTTACCAAGAtag ATGGGTTAAACGTAGCCAGTCCCCACGTTCCTATCAACGTGACACTGCGGCGCATTGCACACGGAGCAGATGCTGTTGCAGCTCAGTGGGACTTCGATCTCCTCAACGGACAAGGGGGATGGAAATCTGATGGCTGTCGCATCCTTCTGTCTGATGAAAATATTACCACCATTCAGTGCCACTCCCTCAGCAACTATGCTGTTTTAATG GACTTGACTGGAGCCGAGTTATATACACAGCCAGCTGACCTTCTGCATCCAGTAATTTATGCCACTGCCATGGTTTTGCTGATGTGCCTGTTGATGATCATAGTCAGTTACATATACCATCACAG TGTGATCAGGATCAGTGTTAAAAGCTGGCATATGTTAGTTAACCtgagctttcatattttcctgaCATGTGTGGTGTTTATTGGAGGCATAACTCAGACCAGGAATGCCAGTATTTGCCAAGCG gTTGGGATAATTCTCCATTATTCCACTCTTGCAACAGTACTGTGGCTGGGAGTGACATCTCGTAATATTTACAAGCAGGtaaccaaaaaagcaaaaaggtgTCAAGATCCTGATGAGCCACCTCCTCCACCCAGGCCAATGCTGAG GTTCTACCTTATTGGTGGAGGGATCCCTATCATAGTTTGTGGAATAACAGCTGCAGCAAACATCCGAAATTATGGCAGTAGACCTAATGCACCTTA TTGCTGGATGGCTTGGGAACCTAGCTTAGGAGCATTTTATGGACCTGCTAGTTTTATAATTTTCATAAACTGTATGTATTTCCTCAGCATATTCGTACAACTAAAGCGTCACCCTGAACGCAAATACGAGCTGAAGGAGCCCGTTGAGGAGCAGCAGCGTCTGGCCACCAACGAGCATGGGGAACTGGCCCATCAGGATTCCTTGTCAGTGTCCCTGGTGTCCACGTCTGCTTTGGAGAACGAGCACAGttttccagcacagcttctggGAGTGGGCCTTACTTTGGTTTTGTATGTGACGCTGTGGATCTTTGGAGCTCTGTCCATCTCCCTGTATTATCCTATGGACCTGATCTTCAGCTGTTTTTTTGGAGTGACATGTTTAAGCCTCAGTGCCTTTCTTATGGTGCACCATTGCGTTAACAGGGAAGATGTCAGGCATGCTTGGATAACAACGTGCTGCCCAGGAAGGAGTACATATTCAGTGCAAGTAAATGTGCCACCCTCCAGTTCCAGTGGAACCAACGGAgaggccccaaaatgcaccaacAGTAGTGCAGAATCCTCATGCACAAATAAAAGTGCCTCAAGCCTAAAAAATTCATCTCAAGGTTGTAAACTAACTAACTtacaagctgcagcagctcaatGCCACCCTACTTCTCTGCCATTAAACACAGGTCCTCAACTTGATAACAGTCTGACTGAGCATTCAGTAGATAATGATATCAAAATGCACGTAGCTCCATTAGAGGTACAGTTCCGGACGAACGGACACCCCAGCCGGCACCATAAGAACAGGAGCAAGGGCCATCGTGCCAGCAGGCTTGCAGTGCTGAGGGAATATGCCTACGACGTTCCCACGAGTGTGGAAGGAAGTGTGCAAAACGGCTTACCCAAAACTCGCCAGAGCAACAGCGAAGGGCACTCCAGGAGCAGAAGGGCCTATCTGGCATACAGGGAACGTCAGTATAACCAGTCCCAGCAAGAAAGCAGTGATGCTTGCAGTACACTTCCGAAAAGTagcagaaatacagagaaaacaaTAGctaccaacaacaaaaaagatatTCTGAGGAAACCAATAGCAGCCGAACttgaaaaccagcaaaaatctTACGGCTTAAATTTAGCCATCCAAAATGGGCCACTGAAAAGCAGTGGACAGGATGGACCTTTGCTCACTGCAGACAGTACTGGTAATATTAGAACTGGGTTATGGAAACATGAAACTACTGTGTAG